Sequence from the Scomber scombrus chromosome 1, fScoSco1.1, whole genome shotgun sequence genome:
CAGCTAATGCTGGGGTAGACAAGGACTTTGCCCTACGGGGACGACAGACAATCcaaattattaaaaaaggaAGCTGTTCATCTTGCTTGATATTACTTTCAATAAATAAACCATCAAATTGAACTCTGACCATTATGCCAAAAGCCAAATAAGATCTATTTAAATGAGGCCCATAATTCATAAGGAGTGTTTGAAAATAAGCACAAACTGAGCTAAGCTTGTTCTGACCTGTGTGCAGGAGACAGCTGAGCAAATCCACAGGAGCCCTCAGCCCTGAGATACAGCATTAGCAGCAATAAGACCCAGCAAAAGCAGCAGGAAGGGCAGCAGAGTCAGCGCCATGCAGTCGCAGTGTAGGAAAGATCATGACAAGTCAGAAAAACAAGTTCCTCCAATCATGCTTTCAGTAGTAATATGAATGTTACATTTGGCAGGGAAACAAAACAAGTAGTATAAAGGTTTACCAGTATTGTTCAGTCGTTTTGTCATTCTGCACTCTTTGTGTGTTACTTTGAGCCTTTGACACTGTTTCTTTAAGCTCATCACTTTCAGGGCCCTGCTCTTCTTCTCTGGTTCTGTTTGTCAGCCTGTTCACACGGAGGTGTCTGGCAGAGCTCTCACCACCATTGGTCATCTCAAAGGTGTTCTgtgtcaaattaaaataaagagagCTTCAGTGAAAGCTCAGTCAGACTATCTTTTTGCACACTCAggtctgtagttttatttcccAAACCATCTGTTGTTAACATCCCTCACACATGCTCactcataatttccttgctgtcattCCCCAGAGCTATCAATTGAGACGTCAGCtggtcacatctaaccaatagcatgatgacacattttcattgtCAGGATATCAACTTGAGGCTCtcaactcttttctttttctctccctctttgccTTTAGTGCTTTCGCACTGCATTATATGCACTCCACCACTTCCCCATCACTGCACAGTCTTTGCAGATTTATCAGTGCATCACAtcatcaacctcatcagcctGATCAGTCTCAGGAGAAGTCATCAAGCACCatcaccaccagtgtctggactctaTGGGGGGAATTTATCTTGCTGCTGCTAATGACTGATGCCCCTTGATTACAAAATCTCCCTGTAGAGTCTGAGCACCAGGGACTTTTCAAGACAAGACTTAATCATCAATATAATCTCTGTAATACACAATTATTTTTTGCTTCATTCACTTGAAATGACATTATGTAGAAATAATGTGGGCAACTAGATGTTTACAGTAAGTGGGCTCCAGGGTCCCTCGTGGTGTTCCCTTTGGATCcctttaaactgtattaaaaggATGCAAAAGCctggaaataaaatgtgcagttaATTAGCAGAGATGCAGTTAATTCAGCCACATTAGAGCTAccaataacaaaaaatataactCATACTTTATCAGCATTAAGAAATGTCTAAATCCCAGGATATTGACAAGAACAAACTCAAGCTCTGTGGGTtataaaaaaagtgtttggGTTAAGAAAGTTAATTAGTAAAGAAATAACACTCAGTTTAATACATCCGCTTGCCTGCATGGACAGGTGGACGTATGTATGGATGAACGTGTGAAAAGTTTTTCAGGAACTGCACAGCAAATTCTGCTGTAGGACTATGTGCAATGACAATGAACTCATTCTATCATATTCTAAAAAGGGGCCTTTTAGTATTCATTTTATTGAAGGAAGTAAGTGAAGTCAAAATCAATTACAATGTTTATGATCACAAGATTAACAACATAAATGGCTGCAGCTTATAAAACTCTCTGAACCACATGACATTACCCCCTGCTTCCTGCCCAGCTCCCCAATTACATCTTGTTGTGCCCTCCGCCACTCTGCCTCCAGCCTCTCCTGATCCCGCTGGTATtgctcctaaaaaaaaaaagcacagacacATTTCTAAGTTCAACtaaactttaaaacaaagattaaaatgtttctaacagggagtttttcttcttttatcagTGCTGTTCTGTGCTGGGAATAGTCTTCACCTGTAGGAGGCGCTCCTGCTCTTCCTGCCACTTCTCCTGGCGCCTTCGATCCTCTTCTCGGTCCCACGACCAGCTGGATGGGGAGGGGCTGAGGGATGGCACCTGGAGCTGGTGATGTACAGACAGACTGTAGGCTCAAATATGATCATATTGCAGTATACAAATACCCTTTGATCAAGTTGAATGGCAACTTACGTCAGATATTGCAGATTCGGAACCTCCTGAGTGAGAAAACAGTGTCAGTACAAAGCATGTCCTGAAGATAAACATCATATAAGTCTTACATCACACGCAGGCTGGGGACACGTTACAATGATTCTCAACAAAGTCCTGCATTGCACAatgcatctttatttattttgtattattgctCATCTTTGCCTGGTTTCACACTAGATATAACACACTTGACTTTGCTTATCCAGCTGACCCCCAACGAATCTTTGCAGCCTCTCACTGTAGCAGAAACTGTGTCTATAGTAGAGCCAGAAACCGTATTAACATAAACTTTACACTTTGCATTGACTAGAGAGCTGGCGTTAGCTTTTAATATGTGCTGGAGAGTATCAAACATCAATAAATATGGTGTCTTCCATGTCTGTGAGTGGATGATAATAGTTAAGATTAAATATGTGGGCCCCTCACACTAATGACTCTTTGCCAGTGACAGGATGAGAAAAATCTGTACTATAAAATCAGCACACTAATCTGCTAAAGTATCCCCAACTTAATGATACTGCACAGGAAATAAAGCAAAGCCTTAAGCATGCCACAGTAATTAAAGAAAAGGTATTCACACACTGTATGACAAGCAacaatactgtaatactgatgCTGCTCCACAACAAACAGCAGTTTCTTACACGCACGCTGTTAAAAGAGTACCAAAAGCATCACAGTACACACAGTGCAAACATTACCGCATAAGTAAACCCAGGAGCTGAACCCTGCAGAGCCTGAAAGGAGAAGCCATCGTAGCAGGAAACACATTAGACTCATTAACAACCACAAGAGGAAAGCGGTACAAGTCAGTCAATGTGCGAAGAGAATAAGATGTTTAAAAAGTtcctgattaaaaaaagaacaacccATTAAAGACAGGACATTGAATTACACTAAGAGAAGTGTCGGTTGCACACATGGTACATTAGAGACTTCAGTGCTGTGACCTCTGTGGTGGCTAGGTCAAGTTGTGTCTAGAGCTGCACAAAGAAAAgtgctgtgttttttcccctcttttgcCCCAGTTTGCAGTAACCATTAATGCCTCTTTGATGGTGAGATATGCTGAACATTCAGAATTGTTCCCccttttatcatttttcttttctttatcatttGGGGTAGGctactttaattaaaatgtggTTGAAGGTATTGTCCTGGTATCATGACAACCACTGTACTTTATTCAAATCTTCTTTCTTCTGCAATTATATCAAGTCAATCCTTATGAAGGGctatgaaaacatacattttacaatattaAGCAGTTAACTAAGCCAAGCGCCAGCCCAACAAAGCAACCAAGAAATTTAAGCTCAACCTGTAGTTTACCTTTCTGTTTGAAAAATTCTGTCCtccttttctcatttttcctAGCCATTATATAATCTACATGAAAATGAAGGAGGAATAaggtttaaataaatgacaaaagtgCATACTGTACACAAAGGGTTATTTCTTACAGATCTTTGTAATCTTTTGAATGATTTTGATTTTATGGTTGCTATTACCTTTACTTATGGTTGTGCTGTGGTTGTCATCAAGCTCTCCACCCATGACTTTACCTTGTATAACCTGCACAGGTGAAAGGACATCAAGATTTACCTGATGAGCAGCATTCATAAATCAACACTATAAGAATCTGAGGTTTTTGCGTATATATTTGACTGAAAACAGTCCTCACATTGTCTGTCTGCCCATTGAATTTGGACAATTTTGTGACTGAGGTTTCTGTAGATGTAGCACTGTTGGCATGGTGATCAGCACAACCTATCAGAACGGGCGCCGAAGAAGTCAGATTGAGGGTCATCCTGCTCTGACCTTGCTGGTTGTGATGACTCCCCTCACTGGTGCTCCAATCTAATGAAAACAACCAGCCATCAAAAGTAGTGTGCATTGCAAAATAACTTTTGTGACCTTTGGTTATCAATTAGTGGTTAATTGATTGCAAATAGGAGATGATTTTTTTGGTTCATTATCTCACCCTTGTTGCCGTAGCGTCGAATGTCCATGGTCAGACTGCCAGTTTGCAGGGCAGATGTCATTTTATCCTCCCATTGGTTGTAGCTCATGTGTGCCACTGCGACTCCATCAACAGCCACAATCTCATCGTCCACACACAGCTGGCAAAGCTCCGCCAGGCTGCCTGAGGAGCGAGGCACAAACATCAAGAAAATGAAGACAGATGATGAGCTAAGGcagcaaaatattaaaaaaaggtaacCGCTTCAGAAATGATTGTCTTAGCACATACTGAGAAACAAGCTGCAGTACTGAGGAGAAGGTTGCTGTTCAAAGTTGAAAAAAGTAGGCCAGTAAGTCAAAATGATATAGCAGTTAGTAAGTGACACCTCTctcacatatatttaaatattcatggTTGCCTTTTAAATCACTGGCTACATTTTGCaacttgttttgtcttttatgcatGTATAATAAATGCACTCACATACTGAAATAGAATGTTAGTGAAAATTAGCATCCAATTTCCCTGTTCATGTTTGCCACTATTAAAATCTGTCTAcacaattaaaaactaaaacaattaaaaaatgtccCCTTTcagcagctgtaaaaaaaaataacattgtgCACTCTACCCATTTAGCTGCTCTCAACAAATTACCTCAATAACTAAAATAAGTGCAGACTATGAGAACAAATCACTTCCTGGAGGAGCAGAAAACATTATGTGAGCACAAGTGTGCAACATCTCTGCCAATGAAATGTCCTTGTTTCAGGATACATGGTACCAAGGAAACACTCAATTTTCTAACCATAACTTTAATTTGTGTGCCAAATTGTCAGCAAACCAGAAGAAGTAAGATAAAGGCTTACCAGGTTGAATCAATTTTACTCTAACCCCAGTGGAGTCCCAGTGAGTCTGTAAACCGAAGTCTGGTCTACTGTTGGGTTTAAGAGTAAGACTTACTCTCATGTCACTGTGATCCACCTGaaatgcacccacacacacacacacacacacacgtgtaaaGGTGACACCCATTGATCCAATGTCCTGTGCTTCCTGGTGGAAACTAGAGACTTCAGAGGCCTGCTACAGAAGTGTAGTGGGGGATACACTGAGTGATGATTTTATTAGGCACACTGTCGTGCAATTATTACAATGACCCTGCAACAAATTTGATCTTTGTGAAcagaatatataatatttaagtagagctgcaacaattgaCTAGGTGATCAAAAAATGAACTACCAACAATTATCAATTAAgtaatttttttaagtaaagATTTTGAGTTTCATTAATTCCACCTTCCAAAATGTgactattttatgtttttttattctcttctgtgataataaactgattGATTTTggacagaaaaaatacattttggaaaGTTTTTACAAttcattgacattttacagacacaACTAATCCATTGACTGAGAAGATAATCTGTAGATTAATCAATGAAAACTGTTATCAACAGCCCTATACTCACTGTTCTTCTTGACTTGGTCATTTGAGATGTGCcaccttttcatatttttcaaacAGGATTACACTGGATTATACTAAGAATTTGTAAAgctctttttagttttttttaacagagtatttataaaaaatgaatgacgtaaaatatttaacattataaacTTCTAAAAGATAATTAGGTAATTTAGAATATATGCACATATTCAGACTCTAAATTAGAAGTACAGTATGCTGGCAATTACCACGAAGCCACCAAAGGTCATGTGCCaataagataaaaaacaaatttaagtTGTTCCACTCCATAAGTTTTTATCTTTTCCCTCCATTACACTGTTTTCTTCAAGAACACTGTGACTCATTTAGTTTTTCTATTGCTAAACAGGCACTGTCACTGGCAAGATAATGAATGGAAATTATGTGATAAACCGTGATTATAAACACAACAGCCCTATTCGATATGTAGTTAAATTCTAGATTTCAACATTAGACacacatgtttaatgttttacacTTGCATAATATATATGTGTAGGACAAATGCTTTGtgctggaaaataaaaacatacctTTGGCAGGTCTATACTGGCAGTACAGTTCAGAGTCGAGGTTTTGTCCTGTTGGGACTGAATGTTTAAATAAGGCTGGGGCAGAAGCTGGATTTGGGTGTAGGGCTGATGGTGGAAGCCATTGGTTTTGGAGACAGTCTGGCTGGAAAGACTGGCatcttttccctcctccccctGTTTACAATTCTGCTTTGTTTGGTTAGCTTTCTTCTGTCTGATTGAAGCCTGGTATTGACCCCTCAGATGGCCAGTTGCAGCCTGCCTTTTGAGCAGAGATCTACCGGGTGGAGAAAGACATGCCTCCTTCTCCTTATTCAGCAGCACCCCCTGCTTATCATCAacctaaaaacatgaaaacaaaaagatgagCTCACAAGTACAGTACAGAAATTGAATTGCATCATTTGCGCTCCATCAAAATCCTGTCTTTCACCTTGGAAGTGAACGCTAGCTGATGCACATACAGTGAGAGTAACAACTTTTCATCTTGTTGACACTTTTAACAATGGTGCAGCAGTATTTCTATTATTAATGAGGACGGCAATTCAAGAAAACAAAAGGTAACACAAGCTCACTCacatattatacacacatacaccagcccgcacacacacacacacacacacacacacaggaaatgctCTCATTACATTAACTAGCTTCAGCCTATTTGGCTGACTTAACAAGTCCCTATCCACCTTACTGTGCATTAAACTCCAGTAAGGCCTGAATTgtgtatgtaaaataaaattagGAGTAGGGAAGTCCTTACAATTTCAAAGCTACTACACTTTCCCTAGATCTACTACACAGAATATTTTCAATTTTCGCTTTAGAGATGTGAACTTATCTATATACTGTTTATACCTGTCCTGCTATCATTCTCAATCATCATAATCACCAGCATTTTAAGAGCATCTTGATTTCAAAATGGGACACATTTTGAGTTGAAACAGAATGTAAAGCCTGAGTGAATGATAGGGAGCCACTGTTGAAAAGTGACAGGGTTGGTAATGAAAATCCATTAGTGTTTCAGAGTAGGCACAGTAGTTAAAACAAGTGTTTGGTTGGTATTActggttaaatgttttatgcaTGTCTACTTGTATGTCAAAATGTTACTACTAAAATATCTAGGATTTCAGCAATGGGatgttaatataataaacaaagaaaaacaggggGGGGGTATCTTGCTGCCGATTTCACACCATTATGCTTTTAAACAGTGGGTGGCAGTAACGTGCAGGGAGGTGTAGTAATTTGGCAACAAAGGtaaaagagaagacaaaaatgaattcaaacaatgcaggattttttaaaaatggttgaaGGATAAAGACACTAAATATGTCTGTAAGAAAACTCCACAAGTCATCTTTAAGACATCTTAAACGTCCTTACATTAAAAATTGCAACAGAGAAAACTCACATTGTAGAGTCTGGGCAGTGACGACACCCTGGGCTGCTTTGTCCCAAAGGGTCGGGCTGTGATGACAGAGGAGAGACGAGAAGAGCCTTCAGACCGCCGGTAACCGCGGGGAAGGCTAGCTGAGCCGGACCATGACACAGTCCTGGAGAGGTATTTGTTGATGCCTGCAGCCTGCTGACCTCTGCCTTGCTCTGCAGCTGGTTCCAAAGAGGTCTTCTGGCTCTTTTCTCCTGACTTCTGATTCGACACATCTTCCAGACCAGCAGCAGCTGCCTGGTCAACTGAATCAGGGCAGAAAGCGGAAACCTTTGAATCCATGCAGAAAGGAAATTCCTTATGAATGGACACAGTTGTAGTAGGATCCCTGCTGCCAGTTGATTTTGTGGTGTCATTTGGCAGTGTTGTTGTGACCAGAGGGGAGATTTGGacagtgaaaacattttctggCTGAACAGGTTCAAATGCGGGCTGGCATGGAGCTGAGCTGCCCTGGGCTTTGGCCTGGGTCTGGGAGCTGAAAGGACAGTCAAAAGAAGGTGTGGTTACTCCTGCTCCATCTGAAGCCAAAGAGCCAAAGTGGGTCTCCTCTCCCAAGCTGTTTCCATCAGAGGCAGGCATTGCTTCAACTGATGATCCCTGAGAAGAAATAAGCCAATGCTGGGTTCAGATATGTCAacaatattaatgttataaCTGCACAACTGAACTAGAAGAATAAATCATTTCTGCTCATTCATAGACATTCTAACTACTGACCTGCCAAGTACACTAATGTCAGCACAGGTCAGGGTGGGAAAACAGATCTGAACTCTGAGCTTACCTGCACGGGGGTTTTGTTATGGTGGCTATATGGGGCTGTGGGGCTGAAGGGTGCCTCAAAAGCGTAGCTGCGGGCCAGCAGAGTTCGAGTATGTGGCCGGAGATCAGAGTTTGATGATTTTGATGGAGGTGAGGTGGAGTAAGGACGGGGGGCAGGGTTGTACCTGCGTGGGGACTGCTGGTCTCTGGGGAATCAGCATGTAAGACAAGAGGAGTCAGTGTAATGAAGGAAGCAGTTAAaatggggaggggggaggatGTGTTATATTACATGCGTCCACTGTGGCATACTGATCAGTTATGTCAGCAGCCTCACATAcactttatataaaatgttggaAGCTACAGTAGCATGTATGGTAGGAGCCTACCGCTTCACTCGTCCactttgtgtctctttcttAAAGTCAGTCACAGTCCCATTGGTCATTTGGTTAATGACATGATCTCGGTCATACGACTTCCTGCGGAGATCAGACTTCGTGCTCCTGCGACGGTTCTTCCACTTTGTCAAGTCCTGACACAAACATGAGCCAAAAAACAGTTATGTATGACCCTTCAATACAATGTGATATAAATATTTCAAGGCTAATTTTTTGTACtccattattttgtggttagcAAACGTCTTCTAACTTACATCTTGCCACTTAGCTTCACTGTCCTTGGCAGCGACACTGATCCGTCTGTTTTCTTGATTCCACTCCGATGCTGTGCGAATGTCTTTACGCACAGGGTATACCATTGGGATGTCACTGAGTGATTTGCTCCTGTTACAAAGAGGGAGGACATGGAATTTAATTATGCAGGATATAGATGGCAACATGTGATatggtcattttttttaaagtatgtggATGACACTGCAGCTTTATGTTGCATGAGAAGTAGCATTTTTCAACACTGCATAGCAGaaaacgcacgcacacacacaaaacatgccATCTTACAGAGCGACTGTATGTGCTTGATACCCAGTTTTCTCACACAGAGTGTACCATAGCACGAACAGCTGCAACACACCACATTCTGCATCCGAGCAACAGAATTCTTAGCCAAGTGCGAGCAGGAGAGTAGCATGCAAGTCAAGTAACGCAGCAGTATAAATGGCAACAGATGTTGCTGTCTGGATAACACAACAGCTATGACTTGTAACAAGTAATACTGTAGCACTGCTGCGGGCAACAGAGGATGTCAGACGTcaaatttaaaataacttaCAACAGCATTAGCAGGCGGTGTATCAAAACTCTGACATAATTTAATGAGAGGAACCGAGATGGTGATTACAAACAATCCTGTAGTTTGTCATGAATTCTACTGACAGATCTCTGCCCAGACAAATTAACAGTGGGTGGTATACTAAGCATTCCTTCTTCATTAACAAGCAAATGATATCTGCAGCATAACTTTCTTTGTAGGTAAGCTTACTACAAGAGAAGTACAAACATGAAGCAGCAACAAAGCAGTTCATAGCGGTCTCAAACACCTTTGCTTCTATCTGCATTCCAGGACTTACCAAATCCAGCCAGGGTTGACCTGAACTGATCTCTCAGGTTTGACCTGGATTTGATATGCTCTACAGAACCAAAGAAACAGACATGAAGACtaattaatacacacacacacctatctAATCCAAACCTATCTTTGAGAGGTAAACCCAATGCTCTAACCCATGCAGAATATATTTGCAGAAAAAAGGATTCAATGCAACAACTTGTATGCtccaaaatatttcactttattgaCCCACACTGGCATTTAATTTCTACACCAAAGCCATATCCACACCGACAGTAAATGGGAAAACATTAGTGCTGGCACAAAAGGTGTTATAAAATCGCATCATTATGTTATGGCTATTAAATCATTACACAACCCATGAGTCATCTATTTAGCCATTATGAGCTAATGAGTCACTCAGCAAGATTCTGTCAAAAAGTCCTCACGCCAGCGCTATAAAAAGGTGCCTGAGTGAATGGcagataaaacatcaaatactTAGGACAACATTAATCAAATCCAAAGCACACTTTGTAACTTCCTGAAAAACCTATTTCATAAAAAGAGCCACATTTGCTCATCCTATTCAAAACTATGTAGTTTTACTGATACATTAAATGGTTGCAGATGCATAATTAGTTGCCACCAAGCCCTACTATGTGTATGAGAGCTTGTGTCAGCAGCATGTACAGTGTGTAcaatttttgtgtttgtgaatgtgtgattCAATATGGATCCTCAGGGCTGGAGCGCATGTTGAGGCTTGGAAAGAAGACTTCTTAGCGATGGTTTTGAGGTTCTTCAGGTGTGGCAGCGATGTTTTGTAGAGTGGCAGATGCTGCAAGCCATGAAATTAAGTCAAAATCAAGCTCTTCCTCAGAAGAATCCAATGCTTTATGGCTACAGTCAAGGAAAACGAAGAGAAGATACATGAAATTAGTACTACACAATTTAACAACAACGATCAGACAATAGACAATAGTAGCATAATGGGAAATATGCAAGATGGTGTGCTCAGCAGTCTTAActtattttgtctttcttgcAAATTAGAACTAGCTAATCCCCTGTGCTTTGCAAACTAGGACTTAGTTTGCAAACTAGGACTTAGTTTGCAAATGTAACTGGATTTATAAACTTTTATCTATACTACAGCCAAAAACTACAACCAAAGGACATGCAAGTAGATGCAAagaatgttatattttttatttatgtttcatattAGAAGGTCAAACACAGTCCAGCCTGTAAATCATGCCATGCAATGTTTTTAGCTCATTTTAAGTAACCAATATTACCTGCTTCTCAAGCAATGCATCAACAACTATGCACATTAAGCAGAGGTAAAACAGTACAAAACTgcagttttgtctttgtttgataTTAGTTTCAAGTGGATCTGCTTTCAAACTTGCATGTTAGCACTGATTTGCATTATAGAGCACATAAAAAACAGCCAACAGACCTTAAGCCTTGCATTTTACGATACCAAGGTCTTGTCTGGGAGCCAAGGTAGATCGTGCGGACACGGGTCTCCTCTTCAGGTGTCCAATATCGAGGCAAGAAACGGTCATAGTTACGGTTAGTCGATGTCTGATGAAGGGTTTGCTGCACTCGCCGGGCATACAAGTCATCTAGTACAGGGTCTGCCTCAGTGTAATCATCCTCAGAGTCTCCCTCGCACAGAGCTTGCAGGAAAAGCTCTTCATCGATGGCCCATTCGGGGGAAGACAAAGTGAAGTGGGGTTGAGAGGAGAATGGGATATCTTCATTGCTGCAGCAAAGAGTGGCAATGCCATGTCTGTTTATTCCCAGCTCATGGTGTTGGATCACGCAGGTATCTCAGAAATGATCTCTGACAGAGCAAAACTGCAGCAAACTGCTGAGTGTTAAAAAGACAGAAGTGTGACTGATGATTAATGCATCGAGGCAAATTCAGCCTTTTTTAGAGTAGGGTTACACAAGACTCTTCTATTTCCAAGCAGTGGAGTAGTAGGTAGTGTGGTTGAGTATTAGCAAAGCCAGGCACAGCACTGACATCCTGAGTTCTTTATCTATCAGCTTCATGCTGAACTGCCTAATAGGATGAGCAGAGAGCTTACTGTAAGGGCCGTGGCCTGCCACAAATATTGTATACAGACatcaaaatctgaaaaaaattaCCATCATTTGTTGAGAAGCGCATATCTGATCTGGGAGTGATGAATATCTGTTTAGTAAGGGGGCACAGAGGGCTGCTGACCAAAATGCGACTCCCCTGGTGGTTCATCTGAAGTCTGGGGCTCGCCCTGTCATAACCACTGTTAATATGGTGACTAGAGGCtaaacagattaatcaatttctgtaatattgtccaaaaaaataagataacattttttttttttttttaactgtgtgcCAATATCAGATATACTTGAAACAGTACAACTATGTTGCCAACATTCTCACCATTTAATATGCTCCAAAATGGTACTTTGATCACGTTGGAAAGAACACAAATTTGTTTGGTGCTGctcaaaacaacaacttttcaCAAGAGCCAAACCAAAgcattttgtgtgatttttgagTATAAAATCTTGCTCAACTACTCAGTCTAGGTTAACAAATATTTCTGATTttatcaggaaaaaaatcaaaagtatAAATGCCacaataatatgaaaataattacCACTTTCAGTGTTTTCTGGGAGTGATATTGTCTTCTAGTGATGGCTGTGTCTATGAATGCATGTATGTCTACCCCAAAGGACAAAGTACACAACTgcaaagtaataaaataaactctaaACTGGCTGAAAGCAAGCAGACGTTCAACTTATTTAACCACAATAACATTAATAAGAAAATGCATTTCAACTGAAAACAGTTGTCATTATTTTaaggttaaataaatatctCTGAATGCAGTTCTCTCTTCACCCCAGCATTTTTTGAGCCCCGCTTGCAGAATGTCTCTAGAGATACAAATGTCAGGGTCGTTGGTAGGTCCACACCTTGGTTccagattgaaatatctcaacacctATTACATGGATTTCCCTGACATTTTGGACAGACATAAAATCCCCATAGAATAAATCCGACTTAGTTTGTGATCCCCTTAATTTTCTTCATGTTCACCAGGAGGTTTTGAGCACTCAACAATTCTTAGCATACCAAAATGGCAAACTAGGATActtatcagcatgttagcattgtcattatgagcatgttagcatttaactCAAAGTATCACTGTGCCAAAGTGAAGCCTTATATGGCTGTAGACTTCATCTTGTTTTTAC
This genomic interval carries:
- the LOC133991940 gene encoding LIM domain only protein 7-like, coding for MEWRQQTSVSCADAFGEAQRWIEEVTRKYFGCNDFRAALENGVLLCDLINQLKPGIIKRVNRLSTPIAGLDNVNVFLKACGKLGLNESQLFHPGDLQDLSTRVTLRRDESNRRLKNVLITIYWLGRKAHLDAFYSGPHLNFKAFEGLLGLALSKALDEGSNVFVKDSGYKEYCYPEREEFRRMRPSYKRENSANSIDLLDSRALRPNSEGCGSDAEAEQVFRMEKAQHSAQQTKGYIPPPLLRTKQGQENRRGCASPLASNEDIPFSSQPHFTLSSPEWAIDEELFLQALCEGDSEDDYTEADPVLDDLYARRVQQTLHQTSTNRNYDRFLPRYWTPEEETRVRTIYLGSQTRPWYRKMQGLRSKSLSDIPMVYPVRKDIRTASEWNQENRRISVAAKDSEAKWQDDLTKWKNRRRSTKSDLRRKSYDRDHVINQMTNGTVTDFKKETQSGRVKRDQQSPRRYNPAPRPYSTSPPSKSSNSDLRPHTRTLLARSYAFEAPFSPTAPYSHHNKTPVQGSSVEAMPASDGNSLGEETHFGSLASDGAGVTTPSFDCPFSSQTQAKAQGSSAPCQPAFEPVQPENVFTVQISPLVTTTLPNDTTKSTGSRDPTTTVSIHKEFPFCMDSKVSAFCPDSVDQAAAAGLEDVSNQKSGEKSQKTSLEPAAEQGRGQQAAGINKYLSRTVSWSGSASLPRGYRRSEGSSRLSSVITARPFGTKQPRVSSLPRLYNVDDKQGVLLNKEKEACLSPPGRSLLKRQAATGHLRGQYQASIRQKKANQTKQNCKQGEEGKDASLSSQTVSKTNGFHHQPYTQIQLLPQPYLNIQSQQDKTSTLNCTASIDLPKQASEVSSFHQEAQDIGSMGVTFTRSLAELCQLCVDDEIVAVDGVAVAHMSYNQWEDKMTSALQTGSLTMDIRRYGNKDWSTSEGSHHNQQGQSRMTLNLTSSAPVLIGCADHHANSATSTETSVTKLSKFNGQTDNVIQGKVMGGELDDNHSTTISKDYIMARKNEKRRTEFFKQKGSESAISDLQVPSLSPSPSSWSWDREEDRRRQEKWQEEQERLLQEQYQRDQERLEAEWRRAQQDVIGELGRKQGNTFEMTNGGESSARHLRVNRLTNRTREEEQGPESDELKETVSKAQSNTQRVQNDKTTEQYWAKSLSTPALAGSHKQPRGDQRKRKGQSVSKAEQERQQILEEMKKRTQLLTDNSWIRQRSSSFYREPVYVGVPMKRYESLDNLDTLRQSPVSTAMFNYPRPHSAAAGYCAPMCYCLYFVCLFYTVNICCPRMVSGRRKCSVCERALGSGAAMVIESLSLCFHLTCFQCVGCQRHLGGTETRVQVRIRNGKSYCEPCYFQLKCEYWSL